In Pleomorphomonas sp. T1.2MG-36, one genomic interval encodes:
- a CDS encoding FGGY-family carbohydrate kinase, translated as MPKGVIAVDVGSRQVRAGLFDLAGTLVAHARHDIALGQHSNAMATYRMEEIWAAVCATVADCGAQARTHDLTVTGLAFDATSSLYVDNAGSPIADGQGNIFGWMDHRAQQESAEINATRHPYLRFFGGAISPEIHLPKIVWYERHRSDDRTGTVCFRDVCDELARRATGVDARSRSALVCKWPFVPSEDAPWQRDLLAALGLGGHGGPDLVEGAVRDLGDVHGRLTTAAARQLGLPEGVVVGVGAIDAEAGVLGNVGANLDAIIGRTLLMTGGTSTNFMAFSADPHFIAGVWGPFRDAVFPGLWMHEGGQSFSGGALDAVLRQHPASPGEPAADTHRQAAADILALLAEEGRQFAAQKHLVPDWLGNRAPLNDSRVRTIMSGLGQELDYRSFLESYYATARGLALQMRQVVDHLNAHGYAIDTIHLSGGHRHNPLLVQLYADCFDGALHLCEAPEPVLSGTAMIAAVAAGHYPTLRAATARMSTKTRLVERNAARAAQLDADYGVYLRLYEVRNEIFRASLPM; from the coding sequence ATGCCGAAGGGAGTGATCGCGGTCGACGTCGGTTCGCGTCAGGTTCGGGCCGGACTTTTCGATCTCGCGGGAACGCTGGTGGCGCATGCCCGACACGACATCGCGCTCGGCCAGCACAGCAATGCCATGGCAACCTACCGGATGGAGGAAATCTGGGCGGCGGTTTGCGCCACCGTGGCCGACTGCGGCGCCCAGGCCCGCACCCACGACCTCACCGTCACCGGGCTCGCCTTCGACGCGACATCGTCCCTGTATGTCGACAATGCCGGATCACCGATCGCCGACGGGCAAGGGAATATCTTCGGATGGATGGATCATAGGGCTCAACAGGAATCGGCCGAGATCAACGCCACGCGGCACCCATACCTTCGGTTCTTCGGCGGAGCGATTTCCCCGGAAATCCACCTGCCTAAAATCGTCTGGTACGAGCGTCACCGCTCCGATGACCGGACCGGCACGGTCTGCTTTCGCGATGTCTGCGACGAGCTTGCCCGTCGCGCCACGGGGGTGGACGCCAGGTCGAGATCGGCGCTCGTCTGCAAATGGCCCTTCGTGCCGTCCGAGGACGCCCCCTGGCAACGGGACCTGCTCGCGGCCCTCGGGCTTGGGGGGCACGGCGGCCCGGATCTTGTCGAGGGGGCGGTGCGCGACCTTGGCGACGTCCATGGCCGACTGACAACCGCGGCGGCGCGTCAGCTCGGCCTGCCCGAGGGCGTGGTGGTCGGAGTTGGGGCGATCGATGCCGAGGCCGGCGTGCTCGGCAACGTCGGGGCCAATCTGGACGCCATCATCGGTCGCACGCTGCTGATGACGGGCGGAACCTCCACGAACTTCATGGCGTTCTCGGCCGATCCGCACTTCATTGCCGGCGTCTGGGGGCCGTTCCGTGATGCCGTCTTTCCCGGCTTATGGATGCATGAAGGTGGACAAAGCTTCTCCGGTGGCGCGCTCGATGCGGTACTGAGGCAGCATCCGGCCAGTCCGGGCGAACCGGCGGCCGACACTCACCGCCAAGCCGCCGCCGACATTCTGGCTCTGCTCGCCGAGGAAGGGCGGCAGTTCGCGGCCCAGAAACATCTGGTCCCCGACTGGCTCGGCAATCGCGCTCCGCTCAATGATAGCCGCGTGCGGACGATCATGAGCGGTCTCGGACAGGAGCTCGACTACCGGTCATTCCTGGAAAGCTACTACGCCACCGCCCGTGGGCTCGCACTGCAGATGCGGCAGGTCGTCGATCATCTCAATGCCCACGGATATGCGATCGACACGATCCATCTGTCCGGCGGGCACAGGCACAACCCCCTGCTCGTCCAGCTTTACGCGGACTGCTTCGATGGCGCACTCCATCTCTGCGAGGCGCCCGAACCGGTGCTGTCAGGGACGGCAATGATTGCCGCAGTGGCGGCCGGTCACTATCCGACCTTGCGCGCCGCCACCGCCAGGATGTCGACAAAAACCAGACTGGTGGAGCGGAATGCAGCCCGCGCCGCCCAGCTCGACGCCGACTACGGCGTGTACCTTCGCCTCTACGAGGTGAGAAACGAGATCTTTCGGGCCAGCCTTCCCATGTGA
- the fdrA gene encoding acyl-CoA synthetase FdrA: MALFSKRYPNLYKDSVSLMQISAVLGRTQGIGEVTVAMATEANLARMREAGLALDMAPSPGDLVIALTAADEAVAEAALAAADAALSPKGDDGSSDGMRPLPLKSIGMAVERHPGSNLALISVPGRYAAAEARKALAAGLNVMMFSDNVAEPDEIDLKRLAEANDRLLMGPDCGTAIINGMPLGFANVVRRGPVGVVAASGTGLQEVTCALHHLGTGISQAIGTGGRDLHAGVDGRTMRQAIRMLADDPETSLIVLISKPPEPAVARKVLDAARTCGKPVVVHFLGETAGATDHGVVRAHSLRHAAEVAGALLAGETPPAPAALSPDLKTAAAAAARSLAPCQRWVRGVFAGGTFCYEAQLILLASGNACESNAPAPGATPLVELARGHGNSLVDMGDDAFTEGRPHPMIDPSLRDARLLAEAADPETAVLLFDVVLGHGADADPGRGLLGIVEGARAAARSEGRELAIIAHVCGTELDPQPRAPLVAALEAAGVLVASSNAEAANLAAHVVACIREEQQ; encoded by the coding sequence ATGGCTCTATTCAGTAAACGCTACCCGAACCTCTACAAGGACTCGGTGTCCCTGATGCAGATCTCGGCCGTGCTCGGTCGAACGCAAGGCATCGGCGAGGTGACCGTCGCCATGGCAACGGAAGCCAATCTGGCGCGCATGCGAGAGGCGGGTCTCGCCCTCGATATGGCGCCTTCACCGGGCGATCTCGTCATCGCGCTGACCGCCGCCGACGAGGCTGTCGCAGAAGCTGCCCTTGCAGCCGCGGACGCGGCGCTAAGCCCCAAGGGCGACGACGGCAGCAGTGACGGCATGCGCCCCTTGCCGCTCAAAAGCATCGGCATGGCGGTCGAGCGTCACCCAGGGTCCAACCTGGCGCTGATTTCCGTTCCGGGGCGCTATGCCGCGGCAGAGGCCCGGAAGGCTCTGGCTGCCGGGCTCAACGTCATGATGTTCAGCGACAACGTGGCCGAGCCCGACGAAATCGACCTCAAGCGGTTGGCGGAAGCGAACGATCGCCTGCTCATGGGCCCCGATTGCGGCACGGCGATCATCAACGGAATGCCGCTCGGTTTTGCGAACGTCGTCCGCCGAGGCCCCGTCGGCGTGGTCGCAGCGTCCGGCACCGGCCTTCAGGAAGTGACCTGCGCGCTCCACCATCTCGGTACCGGGATCTCCCAGGCGATCGGTACTGGCGGTCGGGATCTGCATGCCGGGGTCGATGGCCGCACCATGCGGCAGGCGATCCGCATGCTGGCCGACGACCCGGAGACCAGCCTGATCGTGCTGATTTCCAAGCCTCCCGAGCCAGCCGTTGCCAGGAAGGTCCTGGATGCGGCGCGGACCTGCGGCAAGCCGGTCGTCGTTCATTTCCTCGGCGAGACGGCCGGAGCAACCGACCACGGCGTGGTCCGCGCTCACAGTCTGCGGCATGCGGCCGAGGTCGCCGGTGCCCTTCTGGCCGGCGAAACGCCGCCCGCACCGGCCGCGCTGTCCCCAGACCTCAAGACGGCGGCCGCTGCCGCAGCCCGGAGCCTTGCTCCCTGTCAACGGTGGGTACGCGGCGTCTTTGCCGGCGGCACATTCTGCTATGAGGCGCAACTGATCCTCCTCGCCAGCGGCAATGCCTGCGAGTCGAACGCGCCGGCTCCCGGTGCCACGCCTCTGGTCGAGCTCGCCCGAGGTCACGGCAACAGTCTCGTCGACATGGGCGACGACGCCTTCACCGAAGGGCGTCCCCATCCGATGATCGACCCGTCGCTGCGGGACGCACGCCTCCTCGCCGAAGCCGCCGATCCGGAGACCGCCGTCCTGCTGTTCGACGTCGTTCTCGGTCACGGCGCCGATGCCGATCCTGGGCGCGGTCTTCTCGGTATCGTCGAAGGAGCGAGGGCGGCCGCCCGGTCCGAAGGGCGCGAGCTCGCCATCATCGCCCACGTCTGCGGCACGGAACTCGATCCTCAACCGCGCGCGCCGCTTGTCGCCGCGCTGGAGGCCGCCGGCGTCCTTGTCGCCAGTTCCAACGCAGAGGCGGCCAACCTCGCCGCCCATGTCGTCGCTTGCATTCGGGAAGAACAACAATGA
- a CDS encoding ABC transporter permease, with amino-acid sequence MKPHGNDKTVEAGEPNRTGLLARLLGREDGRQGGLSLLAFLIVVYVIMVALRSPDFLSLASLFDLIRSGAAWTVVALGVLVVMVSGGIDVSFLANAILSAYVATVITKWTGLDSLAFALLVAMTLGALVGAVNGLIISLFSLPTLITTLAMQGVIQGVLMVFLGAGPITAGRMPVSLRYFGTDVLFEFPDGPGFVGLSVFVVPLVLAVVSTWYLLNRTAIGRATYAIGSNRLAALRCGVNLLKVNLVIYAYAGALAGLMGVMMVSDIRLVDPVTLVGNELLVLAAVVIGGAKLSGGAGSVSGVLLGMTLVTLLNNTLVTIGLSASWNRFFIGCALVLIASISHYRAKKRNLRQINFENI; translated from the coding sequence ATGAAGCCGCACGGTAACGATAAGACAGTCGAGGCGGGCGAGCCGAACAGAACCGGGCTGCTGGCCCGTCTCCTGGGCCGGGAGGACGGGCGTCAGGGAGGGTTGTCCCTGCTCGCCTTCCTCATTGTCGTCTACGTCATCATGGTTGCCTTGCGGTCGCCCGACTTCCTGTCGCTCGCTTCCCTGTTCGACCTGATCCGCAGCGGTGCGGCCTGGACGGTGGTCGCGCTCGGCGTGCTGGTCGTCATGGTCTCCGGCGGCATCGACGTGTCGTTCCTGGCCAACGCCATCCTGTCCGCCTACGTCGCGACCGTGATCACCAAATGGACCGGCCTCGACAGCCTCGCCTTTGCCCTACTGGTGGCGATGACGCTCGGGGCGCTGGTTGGAGCCGTCAACGGGTTGATCATCTCGTTGTTCTCCCTGCCGACGCTGATCACCACGCTGGCCATGCAGGGCGTCATCCAGGGCGTTCTGATGGTCTTCCTCGGCGCCGGCCCGATCACCGCCGGCCGCATGCCGGTGTCCCTGCGCTACTTCGGCACCGACGTTCTGTTCGAGTTTCCCGATGGGCCGGGCTTCGTCGGACTGTCGGTGTTCGTCGTACCGCTGGTTCTTGCCGTCGTCTCCACCTGGTACCTGCTGAACCGGACCGCCATCGGTCGCGCCACCTACGCGATCGGCTCCAACCGGCTGGCCGCGCTGCGCTGCGGCGTCAATCTGCTGAAGGTCAACCTCGTCATCTACGCCTATGCCGGAGCGCTCGCCGGGCTGATGGGCGTGATGATGGTCTCCGACATTCGTCTGGTCGATCCGGTCACGCTGGTTGGCAACGAGTTGCTCGTTCTCGCGGCGGTGGTTATCGGTGGCGCCAAGCTCAGTGGTGGCGCCGGGTCGGTTTCCGGTGTGCTGCTCGGCATGACGCTGGTCACCCTTCTCAACAACACGCTGGTCACCATCGGTCTTTCGGCGTCGTGGAACCGGTTCTTCATCGGCTGTGCGCTGGTGCTCATCGCGTCCATCTCGCACTACCGGGCGAAGAAGCGCAATCTTCGCCAGATCAACTTCGAAAACATTTAG
- a CDS encoding SIS domain-containing protein translates to MTTLYRDAITDLERVFERLDDKQVDLAVRKIASAKRIALYGVGREGLQIKGFCMRLFHLGCHAAMVGDMTTPPVGKGDLLIVSAGPGFFSTVEALMGVAKSAGAQTLLITAQPDGRCAKAADLVLTLPAQTMANDHGAAASVLPMGSLYEGAQFVLFEVMILKLRDHLGVSPEAMRANHTNLE, encoded by the coding sequence ATGACCACTCTCTATCGTGACGCCATTACCGATCTCGAGCGGGTATTCGAACGCCTGGACGACAAGCAAGTCGATCTCGCGGTCCGGAAGATTGCCTCGGCCAAGCGCATCGCGCTCTATGGCGTCGGCCGCGAGGGCTTGCAGATCAAGGGCTTCTGCATGCGCCTGTTCCATCTCGGCTGTCACGCCGCGATGGTCGGGGACATGACCACGCCGCCGGTGGGGAAGGGCGATCTCCTGATCGTCTCGGCAGGGCCGGGGTTCTTCTCCACCGTGGAGGCCTTGATGGGGGTCGCCAAGTCGGCGGGCGCCCAGACGCTGCTCATCACCGCTCAACCGGATGGCCGGTGCGCCAAGGCGGCCGATCTCGTTCTGACGCTTCCCGCCCAGACCATGGCCAACGACCATGGCGCCGCCGCCTCCGTGCTGCCGATGGGCTCGCTCTATGAAGGTGCGCAGTTTGTGCTGTTCGAGGTGATGATCCTGAAGCTGCGCGACCATCTCGGCGTTTCGCCGGAGGCTATGCGCGCCAATCACACCAATCTGGAATAG
- a CDS encoding ABC transporter permease, which produces MNGEYHTTSPLGISWRWLLPARLDEEGLSQSVLYAMIAGVLALIFLCLGTAFFNPTNLVSVLQQTPEFALLSLAMGLSMVSGGIDLSIIAVANLAGIFAARLMTSEPVLAALGQDAAIALACLVALGVGAGAGLLNGIVIVRFGIPPLLTTLGSMMVFAGLGTGLTGGAGITGMPEAYVNVMSSTIFGVIPTSFCLVLVIFVVIAFVVNSSVFGKSLYLYGENKVAALFGGLRLEGTILISYTVCGVLASLAGLIMLARFNSMKVGFGDTFQLEAILVAVLAGMDPDGGRGRLLNILPTVLLLQCVENAFTIASLSPFAKKMIWGVMLLLFMALNFFFRRIVVRHLTALAVKRQRASSAPPPAGAERGPAG; this is translated from the coding sequence ATGAATGGCGAATACCACACCACGTCGCCCCTCGGCATCAGTTGGCGATGGCTCCTCCCGGCCCGTCTGGACGAGGAGGGCCTCAGCCAGAGCGTTCTCTACGCGATGATCGCCGGCGTGTTGGCTCTCATCTTCCTTTGCCTGGGAACGGCGTTCTTCAACCCGACGAACCTCGTCTCGGTTCTCCAGCAGACGCCGGAGTTCGCCCTCCTGTCCCTTGCCATGGGGCTGTCGATGGTGTCGGGCGGCATCGATCTGTCGATCATCGCCGTCGCCAACCTCGCCGGCATTTTCGCCGCCCGGCTGATGACCTCCGAGCCGGTGCTGGCCGCCCTCGGCCAGGACGCGGCGATCGCGCTGGCCTGTCTGGTGGCGCTCGGCGTCGGTGCCGGAGCCGGGCTGCTGAACGGCATCGTCATCGTCCGCTTCGGCATTCCGCCGCTGTTGACCACCCTCGGCTCGATGATGGTGTTCGCCGGCCTCGGCACCGGCCTGACCGGCGGCGCCGGTATCACGGGCATGCCCGAGGCCTACGTCAACGTCATGTCGTCCACCATCTTCGGCGTCATTCCCACGTCGTTCTGCCTGGTGCTCGTCATTTTCGTCGTCATCGCGTTCGTCGTGAACAGCTCGGTCTTCGGCAAGAGCCTGTATCTCTACGGCGAGAACAAGGTGGCTGCTCTGTTCGGCGGCCTAAGGCTCGAAGGCACCATCCTGATCTCCTACACCGTCTGCGGTGTCCTGGCATCGCTTGCCGGGCTGATCATGCTGGCTCGCTTCAACTCCATGAAGGTCGGCTTCGGCGACACCTTCCAATTGGAAGCCATTCTGGTGGCGGTACTGGCTGGCATGGATCCTGACGGCGGCCGTGGCCGACTGCTGAACATATTGCCGACGGTGTTGCTGCTGCAGTGCGTCGAGAACGCCTTCACCATCGCCAGCCTGTCGCCCTTTGCCAAGAAGATGATCTGGGGCGTCATGCTCCTGCTGTTCATGGCCCTGAACTTCTTCTTCCGCCGCATCGTCGTCCGGCATCTGACGGCCCTTGCGGTCAAGCGTCAGCGCGCCTCTTCAGCTCCTCCTCCGGCCGGAGCGGAGCGAGGACCGGCGGGATGA
- a CDS encoding cysteine hydrolase family protein — translation MKTLDAQPFSFKFDLKSTALIMIDMQRDFIEPGGFGEMLGNDVSLLRSAIAPCKAVLDAARRSGLLVIHTREGHRPDLADLHPAKRTRGGKTFIGTDGPMGRILVRGEKGHDFIPELYPIEGEPILDKPGKGAFYETDLHLILEANGIRSLILCGVTTEVCVNTTAREANDRGYEVLVVEDAVASYFPEFHRVALEMIRAQGAIVGWVARSAAVSSALAG, via the coding sequence ATGAAAACCCTCGACGCCCAACCTTTTTCTTTCAAATTCGACCTGAAGTCAACTGCTTTAATCATGATTGATATGCAGAGGGACTTCATTGAGCCGGGCGGCTTCGGAGAGATGCTTGGGAACGATGTGTCGTTGCTCCGCTCTGCGATCGCTCCTTGCAAGGCTGTGCTTGACGCTGCGCGCCGGTCCGGGCTTCTGGTTATCCATACCCGCGAGGGCCACCGTCCCGATCTCGCCGATCTGCATCCCGCCAAGCGGACGCGCGGCGGCAAGACCTTCATCGGCACCGATGGGCCAATGGGTCGCATCTTGGTCCGAGGGGAGAAGGGCCACGACTTCATTCCCGAGCTCTATCCGATCGAGGGTGAGCCGATCCTCGACAAGCCGGGCAAAGGCGCCTTCTACGAGACCGACCTGCACCTCATTCTCGAGGCGAACGGCATCCGGTCACTGATCCTCTGCGGCGTGACCACGGAGGTCTGCGTCAACACCACCGCGCGTGAGGCCAACGACCGTGGCTATGAGGTGCTGGTGGTCGAAGACGCCGTCGCTTCCTACTTCCCCGAGTTCCATCGTGTCGCTCTCGAGATGATCCGAGCGCAGGGCGCAATTGTCGGTTGGGTAGCCCGATCGGCGGCCGTTTCCAGCGCTCTCGCCGGGTGA
- a CDS encoding carbamate kinase, with protein sequence MTQRRIAVVAVGGNALIRSRETSGLGDQHRAVIATADHVVDLIAAGWSVVVTHGNGPQVGFILRRSEIAEGEVPAVGLPYAVGDTQGAIGFMFQNALGNAMRRRGLDRPVVALVTQTVVDRGDPAFAAPDKPIGAHMDREMAERLATQLGWSVAEDSGRGWRRVVASPAPREIVEAPLVERLVREGVVVIACGGGGIAVARNADGSLDAIDAVIDKDRTSALLAASLDAEMLLIPTGVERVAVHFGTPSERWLDRMTVAEARAFLAEGHFGAGSMAPKIETMLAYLDRCPDGTGLITTPEAMGRAVAGEAGTRFVR encoded by the coding sequence ATGACCCAACGCCGCATCGCCGTGGTTGCCGTCGGCGGCAACGCCCTCATCCGCTCGCGCGAAACCAGTGGGCTGGGCGACCAGCATCGGGCGGTGATCGCCACGGCCGATCATGTCGTCGACCTGATCGCCGCCGGCTGGTCGGTGGTGGTCACCCATGGCAACGGGCCGCAGGTGGGCTTCATCCTGCGCCGGTCGGAGATCGCCGAAGGTGAGGTGCCGGCCGTCGGTCTGCCCTACGCCGTTGGCGATACCCAGGGCGCGATCGGCTTCATGTTCCAGAACGCGCTCGGCAACGCCATGCGCCGGCGCGGGCTCGACCGTCCGGTGGTCGCATTGGTGACGCAGACCGTGGTGGATCGTGGCGACCCCGCCTTTGCCGCTCCCGACAAGCCGATCGGCGCCCACATGGACCGCGAGATGGCCGAGCGCCTTGCCACCCAACTGGGTTGGAGCGTCGCGGAGGATTCAGGCCGCGGTTGGCGTCGCGTCGTCGCCTCTCCGGCGCCGCGCGAGATCGTCGAGGCGCCGCTGGTCGAGCGCCTCGTTCGCGAGGGCGTGGTGGTGATCGCCTGCGGAGGCGGCGGCATTGCCGTTGCGCGCAATGCCGACGGCAGCCTCGACGCCATCGACGCCGTCATCGACAAGGACCGGACCTCGGCGCTGCTCGCTGCAAGTCTGGACGCGGAGATGCTGCTGATCCCGACCGGCGTCGAGCGCGTCGCGGTGCATTTCGGCACCCCGTCCGAGCGCTGGCTCGATCGGATGACCGTCGCCGAGGCGCGCGCCTTTCTGGCCGAAGGCCATTTCGGTGCCGGCAGCATGGCGCCGAAGATCGAAACCATGCTCGCCTATCTCGATCGCTGTCCCGACGGCACCGGCCTCATCACGACGCCCGAGGCCATGGGGCGTGCCGTGGCCGGAGAGGCAGGCACCCGCTTCGTCCGCTGA
- a CDS encoding DUF2877 domain-containing protein: MLLPGLSLGSSWPASVDGRIGPVFRRVCNVEVDDGTLLVLTTADLPHLPRALKLRVSVPLDQLFQPGTAFHLSGGLWRCGGVSGTFLEASVWQPPPIGERVSDDRRRARVEAASAHLETYLDRWPQKRLPPEVETLATRLGLALTGGNVDGLKRAATTLVGLGQGLTPSGDDLLVGCLAWLSRRPEARAWRDGLAEALRPRLATTTPVSRHYLREALAGRFSEPMALLADALDAPCPVLPVWKAVEAALVIGASSGADGIAGLLAAARSDFNRSTGSDHGSIQ; this comes from the coding sequence ATGCTGCTGCCGGGCTTGTCGCTCGGCTCCTCCTGGCCGGCTTCGGTCGACGGGCGGATCGGCCCCGTTTTCCGACGGGTCTGTAACGTGGAAGTGGACGACGGCACCCTTCTGGTGCTGACGACGGCCGACCTACCGCATCTTCCACGCGCCCTGAAGCTGCGCGTCTCCGTGCCGCTCGATCAACTGTTCCAGCCGGGTACCGCCTTCCATCTGTCCGGTGGGCTTTGGCGCTGCGGAGGAGTGAGCGGAACATTTCTCGAAGCCTCTGTCTGGCAGCCGCCTCCGATCGGCGAAAGGGTGTCGGACGACCGACGGCGGGCTCGGGTCGAGGCGGCTTCCGCCCACCTTGAGACCTATCTTGACCGGTGGCCGCAAAAGCGCCTGCCGCCCGAGGTGGAAACCCTTGCGACGCGTCTCGGCTTGGCGCTGACAGGAGGAAATGTCGATGGGCTCAAGCGCGCGGCGACCACCCTCGTCGGCCTCGGGCAGGGCCTGACGCCATCGGGCGACGACCTGCTGGTCGGCTGTCTCGCCTGGCTGTCTCGCCGACCGGAAGCGCGCGCTTGGCGCGACGGCCTCGCCGAGGCGCTTCGGCCCCGTCTCGCGACCACGACGCCGGTGAGCCGCCACTATTTGCGCGAGGCGCTGGCGGGGCGTTTCTCGGAGCCGATGGCGTTGCTTGCCGATGCTCTCGACGCCCCATGCCCGGTCTTGCCGGTCTGGAAGGCCGTCGAGGCGGCCCTTGTGATCGGCGCAAGCTCCGGCGCCGACGGAATTGCCGGGCTGCTTGCCGCAGCCCGATCGGACTTCAACAGATCAACCGGATCGGACCATGGCTCTATTCAGTAA
- a CDS encoding sugar-binding transcriptional regulator: protein MGRINEGPGDNDRDIQETDAMRARVAWYYFVGGLTQQEIARKFEITRTRVNRIVGQLRAEGSVRTEIKLPLVGCIELENKLESRFGLQSARVVPHLEDDHEQQRVLGETAGELLDSLLEDGSRLGVGWGRTLASALPRITPRSQSKGWVATLMGGMTQGLGTTTFELATAFAKVLGSECFYLAVPIYLPTADSRLLLEGHYGIADVLARIKQHMDIAFVSCGDMSPRSQLVGTRVVSEHLESLLAAGAVGDLLGLFIDENGRPVKHPLNERLMALDLEDLRGVHQSILASGGVHKMPIIRAVLRAGYVKHLVTDERCADLLLRSV from the coding sequence GTGGGGCGGATCAACGAAGGGCCGGGGGATAATGATCGCGACATCCAGGAAACGGACGCCATGCGGGCGCGTGTCGCCTGGTATTATTTTGTCGGCGGCCTCACGCAGCAAGAGATAGCGCGCAAGTTCGAGATCACGCGGACGCGCGTCAACCGTATCGTCGGGCAACTCCGGGCCGAGGGTTCGGTTCGTACCGAGATCAAACTCCCCCTCGTCGGCTGCATCGAGCTCGAAAACAAGCTGGAAAGCCGGTTTGGCCTGCAATCGGCCCGGGTCGTGCCTCACCTGGAAGATGACCACGAGCAACAAAGGGTGCTTGGCGAAACCGCCGGAGAGCTCCTGGACTCGCTGCTCGAAGACGGGTCCAGGCTTGGCGTCGGCTGGGGCCGCACACTCGCCTCCGCCTTGCCGCGCATAACGCCGCGAAGCCAATCCAAGGGCTGGGTGGCGACCCTGATGGGCGGCATGACGCAGGGGCTCGGAACCACGACGTTCGAGCTGGCCACGGCGTTCGCCAAGGTCCTCGGGTCGGAGTGCTTCTATCTGGCCGTCCCCATCTACCTGCCGACGGCCGACAGCCGCCTTCTGCTCGAAGGCCACTACGGCATTGCCGACGTCCTGGCCCGCATCAAGCAGCACATGGACATCGCCTTCGTCTCCTGCGGCGACATGTCCCCGCGTTCCCAGCTCGTGGGTACGCGCGTGGTATCCGAGCACCTCGAGTCGCTTCTGGCGGCGGGCGCCGTTGGCGATCTGCTCGGTCTTTTCATCGACGAGAACGGCCGGCCGGTGAAGCACCCCCTCAACGAGCGGCTCATGGCGCTGGATCTCGAGGACCTGAGGGGCGTCCACCAATCCATTCTTGCATCCGGTGGCGTTCACAAGATGCCGATCATCAGGGCCGTGTTGCGCGCCGGCTATGTCAAGCATCTGGTGACCGACGAGCGCTGCGCAGATCTGTTGTTGCGTTCAGTCTGA
- a CDS encoding DUF1116 domain-containing protein: MNQLFAEPLEVIGLGLSGFSETLAAAGCAVHHVDWTPPGRGDSEVGAVLARLMSDPRVDIANAKALAAYLDAQPVLVAVRQARDAIAGLAEGRRLLHAGPPIAWADMCGPVQGAIAGAIVFEGWAASVEEAVAMAARGDIALDPCHHHGAVGPMAGVISPSMPVFVVENRSGGNRAFSNLNEGLGKVLRFGANGPEVLERLTFMRDSLAPALSAALDATGPIELKPLMAQALHMGDEIHNRNVAASGLLIRRLAPALARLPAGADALAFIAANDHFFLNLSMAACKAMLDAAAGVPGSSMVTVMARNGVNFGIRLSGTGDRWFEAPANPVEGLFFPGYGVEDAAADLGDSAITETAGVGGFAMAASPAIVKFVGGSPADALAHSRAMQAITLTRHPAFTLPALDFAGSGAGIDARLVVDRNMLPVINTGIAHRRAGIGQIGAGITTAPLVAFIDALTALATDLERTP; this comes from the coding sequence ATGAACCAGCTCTTCGCAGAACCGCTGGAGGTGATCGGCCTCGGTCTATCGGGCTTTTCCGAAACCCTCGCCGCCGCCGGATGCGCCGTCCACCACGTCGACTGGACACCGCCCGGACGTGGGGACAGCGAGGTTGGTGCCGTCCTTGCGCGCCTCATGTCCGATCCCCGCGTCGATATCGCCAACGCCAAGGCGCTCGCCGCCTATCTCGATGCGCAGCCGGTGCTCGTTGCCGTTCGGCAGGCCCGTGACGCCATCGCCGGCCTCGCCGAAGGGCGTCGCCTGCTGCATGCCGGCCCGCCCATCGCTTGGGCCGACATGTGCGGCCCGGTGCAGGGAGCCATCGCCGGCGCCATCGTCTTCGAGGGCTGGGCCGCGTCGGTCGAGGAAGCGGTCGCCATGGCCGCGCGGGGCGACATCGCGCTCGATCCTTGCCACCATCATGGCGCCGTCGGCCCCATGGCCGGCGTCATCTCGCCATCCATGCCGGTGTTCGTGGTCGAAAATCGCAGCGGCGGCAATCGCGCTTTCTCCAACCTCAACGAGGGTCTTGGCAAGGTGCTGCGCTTCGGCGCCAACGGACCGGAGGTTCTGGAGCGGCTGACCTTCATGCGCGACAGCCTGGCTCCGGCGCTCTCGGCCGCGCTCGATGCAACCGGGCCGATCGAGCTGAAGCCGCTGATGGCCCAGGCGCTGCACATGGGCGACGAGATTCACAATCGCAACGTGGCTGCCTCGGGGTTGCTGATCCGCCGTCTTGCGCCGGCTCTCGCCCGCCTCCCGGCCGGGGCGGACGCACTCGCCTTCATCGCGGCCAACGACCACTTCTTCCTCAATCTGTCGATGGCGGCCTGCAAGGCCATGCTCGACGCCGCGGCCGGCGTGCCGGGATCGTCGATGGTGACGGTGATGGCGCGCAACGGCGTCAACTTCGGTATTCGTCTCTCGGGAACCGGAGACCGCTGGTTCGAAGCGCCGGCCAACCCGGTCGAAGGACTGTTCTTCCCCGGTTACGGCGTCGAGGACGCGGCTGCCGATCTCGGCGACAGCGCGATCACCGAGACCGCCGGCGTCGGTGGATTTGCCATGGCCGCCTCGCCGGCCATCGTCAAGTTCGTGGGCGGCTCCCCGGCCGACGCGCTCGCCCATAGCCGGGCCATGCAGGCGATCACTCTGACCCGTCATCCGGCCTTCACCCTGCCGGCTCTCGATTTTGCCGGCTCGGGGGCGGGTATCGATGCCCGGCTTGTGGTCGACCGCAACATGCTTCCGGTGATCAACACCGGCATTGCTCACCGTCGCGCCGGTATCGGTCAGATCGGTGCCGGCATCACGACTGCGCCGCTCGTCGCGTTCATCGACGCGCTCACCGCCCTTGCGACCGATCTGGAGAGAACGCCATGA